A window from Fusarium musae strain F31 chromosome 8, whole genome shotgun sequence encodes these proteins:
- a CDS encoding hypothetical protein (CAZy:GH3) codes for MFPSSISCLVALSLMSQGLLAQSQPENVITDDTYFYGQSPPVYPTPEQVDTGSWAAAVAKAKNLVSQLTLEEKVNLTTGGQTTTGCSGFIPGIPRVGFPGLCLADAGNGVRNTDYVSSFPSGIHVGASWNPELTYSRSYYMGAEAKAKGVNILLGPVFGPLGRVVEGGRNWEGFSNDPYLAGKLGHEAVAGIQDAGVVACGKHFLAQEQETHRLAASVTGADAISSNLDDKTLHELYLCYNRANNSHACQNSKLLNGLLKGELGFQGFVVSDWGAQQSGMASALAGLDVVMPSSILWGANLTLGVNNGTIPESQVDNMVTRLLATWYQLNQDQDTEAPGHGLAAKLWEPHPVVDARNASSKPTIWDGAVEGHVLVKNTNNALPFKPNMKLVSLFGYSHKAPDKNIPDPAQGMFSAWSIGAQSANITELNLGFLGNLSLTYSAIAPNGTIISGGGSGASAWTLFSSPFDAFVSRAKKEGTALFWDFESWDPYVNPTSEACIVAGNAWASEGWDRPATYDAYTDELINNVADKCANTIVVLHNAGTRLVDGFFGHPNVTAIIYAHLPGQDSGDALVSLLYGDENPSGRLPYTVARNETDYGHLLKPDLTLAPNQYQHFPQSDFSEGIFIDYRHFDAKNITPRFEFGFGLSYTTFEYASLQISKSQAQTPEYPAGALTEGGRSDLWDVVATVTASVRNTGSVDGKEVAQLYVGVPGGPMRQLRGFTKPAIKAGETATVTFELTRRDLSVWDVNAQEWQLQQGNYAIYVGRSSRDLPLQGTLSI; via the exons ATGTTTCCTTCTTCCATATCTTGTTTGGTGGCCCTGAGTCTGATGAGCCAGGGCCTTCTAGCTCAGAGCCAACCGGAAAATGTCATCACCGACGATACCTACTTCTACGGCCAATCGCCACCAGTGTATCCTACAC CGGAACAGGTAGACACCGGCTCATGGGCTGCCGCTGtagccaaagccaagaacTTGGTGTCCCAGTTGACACTTGAAGAGAAAGTCAACTTGACTACAGGAGGCCAGACGACCACCGGCTGCTCTGGCTTCATCCCTGGCATTCCCCGTGTAGGCTTTCCAGGACTGTGTTTAGCAGACGCTGGCAACGGTGTCCGCAACACAGATTATGTGAGCTCGTTTCCCTCCGGGATTCATGTCGGTGCAAGCTGGAATCCGGAGTTGACCTACAGCCGGAGCTACTACATGGGTGCTGAGGCCAAAGCCAAGGGCGTTAACATCCTTCTCGGTCCAGTATTTGGACCTTTGGGCCGAGTAGTTGAAGGTGGACGCAACTGGGAGGGGTTCTCCAATGATCCCTACCTGGCGGGTAAATTAGGGCATGAAGCTGTCGCCGGTATCCAAGACGCCGGAGTTGTTGCATGCGGAAAACATTTCCTTGCTCAAGAGCAGGAGACCCATAGACTTGCGGCGTCTGTCACTGGGGCTGATGCAATCTCATCAAATCTCGATGACAAGACCCTCCATGAATTATATCTCTG CTATAACAGAGCAAACAACTCACACGCCTGCCAAAACTCgaagcttctcaatggcCTTCTCAAGGGCGAGTTAGGATTCCAGGGTTTTGTCGTCTCGGACTGGGGCGCACAGCAATCCGGTATGGCTTCAGCATTGGCTGGCCTGGATGTTGTCATGCCCAGCTCGATATTGTGGGGGGCCAACCTTACCCTTGGTGTGAACAACGGAACTATTCCCGAGTCACAGGTTGACAATATGGTTACACG GCTCCTTGCAACTTGGTATCAGTTGAACCAGGACCAAGACACCGAAGCCCCAGGTCACGGACTCGCTGCCAAGCTTTGGGAGCCTCACCCAGTAGTCGACGCTCGCAACGCAAGCTCCAAGCCTACTATCTGGGACGGTGCAGTCGAGGGCCATGTTCTTGTTAAGAACACCAACAACGCACTGCCATTCAAGCCCAACATGAAACTCGTTTCTTTGTTCGGATACTCTCACAAAGCTCCTGACAAGAACATCCCAGACCCCGCCCAAGGCATGTTCTCCGCTTGGTCTATCGGTGCCCAATCCGCCAACATCACTGAGCTGAATCTCGGCTTTCTCGGAAACTTAAGTCTCACATACTCCGCCATCGCGCCTAACGGAACCATCATCTCGGGTGGAGGCTCGGGTGCCAGCGCTTGGACTCTTTTCAGCTCACCCTTCGATGCATTCGTTTCTCGCGCGAAGAAAGAGGGTACTGCGCTTTTCTGGGATTTTGAGAGCTGGGATCCTTATGTGAACCCTACATCTGAAGCTTGCATCGTTGCTGGTAATGCATGGGCTAGCGAAGGCTGGGATAGACCTGCAACCTATGATGCCTATACTGATGAGCTCATCAATAACGTCGCTGACAAGTGCGCTAACACTATTGTTGTTCTTCACAATGCTGGAACACGACTTGTGGATGGCTTCTTTGGTCACCCCAACGTCACCGCTATTATCTACGCTCATCTCCCAGGTCAGGATAGTGGAGATGCTCTGGTATCTTTGCTCTATGGCGATGAGAACCCATCTGGCCGCCTCCCTTACACCGTTGCCCGCAACGAGACGGATTATGGTCACCTGCTGAAGCCAGACTTGACTCTCGCCCCCAACCAGTACCAACACTTTCCCCAGTCTGACTTCTCCGAGGGTATTTTCATTGACTACCGACATTTCGATGCTAAGAACATCACGCCTCGCTTCGAGTTTGGTTTCGGCTTGAGCTACACAACCTTTGAGTACGCTAGTCTCCAGATCTCAAAGTCCCAGGCCCAGACACCGGAATACCCAGCTGGTGCTCTTACCGAGGGAGGCCGTTCAGACTTGTGGGACGTCGTTGCTACTGTCACAGCAAGCGTCAGGAACACTGGGTCTGTCGACGGCAAGGAGGTTGCACAGCTGTACGTTGGTGTTCCAGGTGGTCCTATGAGACAGCTACGTGGCTTTACGAAACCAGCTATTAAGGCTGGAGAGACGGCTACAGTGACCTTTGAGCTTACTCGCCGCGACTTGAGTGTCTGGGATGTTAATGCGCAGGAGTGGCAACTTCAGCAAGGCAACTATGCTATCTACGTCGGCCGAAGTAGTCGAGATCTGCCTCTGCAAGGTACCTTGAGCATCTAG